A region of Ignavibacteriota bacterium DNA encodes the following proteins:
- the cadA gene encoding cadmium-translocating P-type ATPase, producing the protein MKNYILKKLDCASCAAKIEEGVAKLEHVKFVSVNFANSSLQIDTPDIEDVKRKIKEIEPEVEILEQAEETSKSHKNFQLKDELVENKFEIIRIAVVIALLIFGMVFENIIHGTQFQWIEYLVFAVAYLISGWGVLKGAIRNIIKGKVFNEHFLMTVATLGAFIIHAMPEAVAVMLFYVIGELFQDIAVNRSRSSVKALLAIRPDYANLKENGNLQIVAPNDVHPGQIIVVKPGEKIPLDGIILEGNSFVDTSALTGESVPRAVNKSDTVLSGMINKSGLVTIEVTKEFGESSISKILELVENAVSKKAETEKFITTFAKYYTPVIVFAAFLIAVIPPVFIQGAVFTDWVYRALVVLVISCPCALVISIPLGYFGGIGGASRSGILIKGSNYLDALTKVKTVVFDKTGTLTKGEFKVVEIVPSNGFNAEEILKFAAYTEINSNHPIAKSIIESFNNKILINEISDVNEISGHGIKAKIMGNDVLVGNDKFLHLNNIVHSVCDVDGTVVHVAINKEYAGYIVISDTLKDEAIETIKELNSRNIKTVMLTGDNESAAKYFANKLGIKEFYYELLPEQKVEHIERLISKNKEGKVAFVGDGINDAPVIARADVGIAMGALGSDAAVETADIVLMADSPMSIVKSIDVAKRTRTIVWQNILFAMGVKLIFVVLGTLGVATMWEAVFGDMGVAIIAILNAMRVMK; encoded by the coding sequence ATGAAAAACTACATATTAAAAAAGTTAGATTGTGCTTCATGTGCGGCAAAGATAGAAGAAGGCGTTGCAAAATTAGAGCATGTCAAATTTGTCTCAGTGAATTTTGCAAATTCTTCTTTACAAATTGATACACCTGATATTGAAGATGTTAAGAGAAAGATAAAAGAGATTGAACCGGAAGTTGAAATTTTGGAGCAAGCCGAAGAAACAAGCAAATCACATAAGAATTTTCAATTAAAAGATGAATTGGTTGAGAATAAATTTGAAATAATTAGAATTGCTGTGGTTATAGCTCTTTTGATATTTGGGATGGTTTTTGAAAATATAATACATGGAACTCAGTTTCAATGGATTGAATATTTAGTATTTGCTGTGGCATATCTAATAAGTGGTTGGGGTGTTTTAAAGGGTGCAATCAGAAATATTATTAAAGGAAAGGTTTTCAATGAACATTTCCTTATGACCGTTGCTACATTAGGTGCATTCATAATACACGCTATGCCTGAAGCTGTTGCAGTTATGCTATTTTATGTAATAGGTGAACTATTCCAAGATATTGCAGTAAATCGTTCAAGAAGCTCAGTTAAGGCATTATTAGCTATCAGACCAGATTATGCAAATCTTAAAGAAAATGGTAATTTACAAATTGTTGCTCCGAATGATGTTCATCCCGGACAAATTATTGTTGTAAAACCTGGTGAAAAAATTCCATTAGACGGAATAATTTTGGAAGGGAACTCCTTCGTAGATACTTCTGCATTAACCGGAGAATCAGTTCCCAGAGCTGTTAATAAAAGCGATACAGTTTTATCAGGTATGATTAACAAATCAGGATTAGTGACAATTGAGGTAACTAAAGAATTCGGGGAATCTTCAATATCCAAAATATTGGAGTTAGTTGAAAATGCAGTTAGTAAAAAGGCTGAAACAGAGAAGTTCATTACTACTTTTGCTAAGTATTATACTCCGGTGATTGTATTTGCTGCTTTTCTTATTGCAGTAATTCCGCCAGTTTTTATTCAGGGGGCAGTTTTCACAGATTGGGTTTACAGAGCATTGGTAGTCCTCGTTATATCTTGCCCATGTGCTCTCGTAATTAGCATTCCACTCGGCTACTTTGGAGGAATTGGTGGTGCTTCTCGTAGTGGTATATTGATTAAAGGTTCAAACTATTTAGACGCACTAACAAAAGTTAAAACAGTTGTTTTTGATAAAACAGGTACCCTGACAAAAGGTGAATTCAAAGTTGTTGAAATAGTTCCGTCAAACGGATTTAATGCAGAGGAAATTCTTAAATTTGCAGCTTATACCGAAATAAATTCAAACCACCCAATAGCCAAATCTATTATAGAATCTTTCAACAATAAAATTCTAATAAATGAAATTAGTGATGTCAATGAAATATCCGGACATGGTATCAAAGCTAAAATAATGGGAAATGATGTATTAGTCGGAAATGATAAATTTCTCCACTTAAATAATATCGTTCATTCGGTGTGTGATGTTGATGGTACTGTAGTTCATGTTGCTATCAATAAAGAATATGCTGGTTATATTGTTATCTCAGATACCCTAAAGGACGAAGCTATTGAAACTATAAAAGAACTTAATTCCAGAAATATTAAAACAGTTATGTTGACTGGTGATAATGAAAGTGCTGCTAAATATTTTGCAAATAAACTTGGTATAAAAGAATTTTATTACGAGTTGTTACCAGAGCAGAAGGTTGAACACATCGAAAGACTAATCTCAAAAAACAAAGAAGGCAAAGTAGCATTCGTTGGAGATGGAATTAACGATGCTCCGGTAATTGCCAGAGCTGATGTTGGAATAGCAATGGGTGCTTTAGGTTCAGATGCGGCTGTTGAAACGGCAGATATAGTTTTAATGGCAGACTCACCAATGTCAATTGTTAAATCAATTGATGTAGCAAAAAGAACAAGAACTATTGTTTGGCAAAATATTCTGTTTGCAATGGGTGTAAAGCTAATCTTTGTTGTTCTTGGCACATTGGGAGTTGCAACTATGTGGGAAGCCGTCTTTGGTGATATGGGAGTAGCCATTATTGCTATTTTGAATGCTATGAGAGTTATGAAATAA
- a CDS encoding Ig-like domain-containing protein, whose product MKTSLKISLALMLISTAFFAGCSNMTDNNSGNTDAGNFLTISPADNTQNIGINDAVTIQFAAPVDTKTIEANFVLISQKDIADSLCPVSKNMGHSDMMKDMMDTTMMNHLKMTHHTKGTFKWNSNKTMCEFKSDSALSHNTDYMMYIHSDMMNHMKNMMNNSMSNGGMNMGGNMNMMNGQKASDLIFKVTRFRTMNK is encoded by the coding sequence GTGAAAACATCACTAAAAATAAGCTTAGCTTTAATGCTAATATCAACTGCATTCTTTGCAGGTTGCAGTAATATGACAGATAATAATTCCGGCAATACGGATGCAGGAAATTTCTTGACAATAAGTCCTGCTGACAATACTCAAAATATTGGCATTAACGATGCGGTTACAATTCAATTTGCAGCTCCGGTAGATACGAAAACAATCGAAGCAAATTTTGTTTTGATTAGCCAGAAAGACATTGCTGATTCTCTTTGTCCTGTTAGCAAAAATATGGGACATTCAGATATGATGAAGGATATGATGGATACTACTATGATGAACCATTTGAAAATGACACATCATACAAAAGGCACATTCAAGTGGAATTCAAACAAAACCATGTGTGAGTTTAAATCAGATTCCGCTTTAAGCCATAATACCGACTACATGATGTACATACATTCCGATATGATGAATCACATGAAAAACATGATGAATAACAGCATGTCGAATGGAGGAATGAATATGGGTGGCAATATGAATATGATGAATGGACAAAAAGCATCAGATTTAATATTTAAAGTTACTCGTTTCAGAACCATGAATAAGTAA
- a CDS encoding fibronectin type III domain-containing protein produces the protein MANYFPAKDADFIAWLANFLVVANANLVPLGIIAGDLTPISTLQPTYSTNLNDVEAKKAALASAVDTKDATKDAIIQKLRIVVNKIQANPAVAPALKSQLGISTHEGGHYPQHPIPPSELLAELLPDGSIELDWSRNGNAPGTQFVIEYCLAPSTTWTLLDVVTKTSFIHSGHPLGKAIQYWVKARKNSETSGASNIAVVNAGGVV, from the coding sequence ATGGCTAATTATTTTCCTGCAAAAGACGCAGATTTTATTGCTTGGCTTGCAAATTTTCTTGTAGTTGCCAATGCCAATCTTGTCCCACTTGGTATTATTGCAGGGGATTTAACCCCTATTTCTACGTTACAGCCGACTTATTCAACAAATCTAAACGATGTTGAGGCAAAAAAAGCCGCTCTTGCCTCCGCTGTTGATACAAAAGACGCTACAAAAGATGCTATTATCCAAAAATTACGAATTGTAGTTAATAAAATTCAGGCTAACCCTGCTGTTGCTCCTGCATTGAAATCGCAATTAGGAATTTCAACGCATGAGGGCGGTCATTATCCACAACATCCTATTCCTCCAAGCGAATTGCTTGCCGAATTGCTTCCCGACGGCTCTATAGAGCTTGACTGGAGCAGAAACGGCAATGCTCCCGGCACGCAGTTTGTGATTGAATATTGTCTTGCGCCATCAACGACTTGGACTTTGCTTGATGTTGTTACTAAGACAAGTTTCATACATTCCGGCCATCCTCTTGGAAAAGCTATTCAATATTGGGTTAAAGCCAGAAAGAACAGTGAAACCAGCGGAGCAAGCAATATTGCGGTTGTGAATGCGGGTGGAGTAGTTTAA
- a CDS encoding DUF2279 domain-containing protein, translating into MSIGKMIIRLILLLLGVEIMVAENTIADNSQKNINGKTDNNKVNEYERIDSMELKFADYKRATISGELPFKETHLKLFPSLALVGGTAGLFILQHNYQLNSIWKDKTNFRIIESWDYALYTDKFGHFWSGNFISYLYRDLYQEVGISKESSIWLGGLTCLTYLTYIEIMDGYGKDWGFEPSDFYFDMLGSLFFVSQHYLPILQNITPKAMYFKPEWHGELSRNPSNNFIDNYSGQTFFLSFNVYNLLPKDLKKYWVDWLEISIGYSARNLSYSKPIAINENINSYEVLPGVWGSPRFIVALDYNLVKMLPDGPPFWNWFKQTLNYIKLPSPALEVGPGIKPRFKIVYPF; encoded by the coding sequence ATGAGTATTGGGAAAATGATAATCAGGTTGATTTTACTGTTATTAGGTGTTGAAATAATGGTTGCAGAAAATACAATAGCAGATAATTCTCAAAAGAATATAAATGGAAAAACCGATAACAACAAGGTTAATGAATACGAGAGAATTGATAGTATGGAACTGAAGTTTGCCGATTATAAAAGAGCAACGATTTCAGGCGAATTACCGTTTAAGGAAACTCATCTGAAATTATTTCCAAGTCTTGCTTTAGTTGGCGGGACTGCCGGACTGTTTATTTTACAACATAATTACCAATTGAATTCAATTTGGAAAGATAAAACAAATTTCCGGATTATAGAGAGTTGGGATTATGCCTTATATACAGATAAATTTGGGCATTTCTGGTCAGGTAACTTTATAAGTTATTTATATCGAGATTTATATCAAGAAGTAGGAATAAGTAAAGAGAGTTCGATTTGGTTAGGTGGTTTAACCTGCTTGACCTATTTAACTTATATTGAGATAATGGATGGATACGGAAAGGATTGGGGTTTTGAACCATCAGATTTCTATTTTGATATGTTAGGCAGTTTGTTTTTTGTATCTCAGCATTACCTGCCAATATTACAAAATATAACACCAAAAGCCATGTACTTCAAACCTGAATGGCATGGTGAATTGTCAAGAAATCCCTCGAATAATTTTATTGATAATTATTCAGGACAAACTTTTTTCCTTTCTTTTAATGTATATAATTTATTGCCTAAAGATTTGAAGAAATACTGGGTAGATTGGCTTGAAATAAGTATAGGATATTCGGCACGAAACCTTTCTTATTCAAAACCAATAGCAATAAATGAGAACATTAATTCTTATGAAGTTCTTCCGGGAGTATGGGGAAGCCCACGATTCATTGTAGCCTTGGATTATAATCTTGTAAAAATGCTTCCGGACGGTCCCCCTTTCTGGAATTGGTTTAAGCAGACACTAAACTATATTAAATTGCCTTCTCCTGCTTTGGAAGTTGGTCCCGGAATAAAACCAAGATTTAAAATTGTTTATCCATTTTAA
- a CDS encoding phage virion morphogenesis protein, whose amino-acid sequence MISNDITNSLSRKFIELQKQFDDLTPVLEVVSALIERAISENFDGRGRWDGNENDITIFSGGSQKWKALASSTKEKYQRLGWELEPTLNRSKGLMSTIEVRPQGKSSIVISANSPYAAIHQYGGTLTPTILITSKMRKFFWAKYYNTGLVNWKVLALTKKKELKPVIQIPARPYITLTEEDLEEILELLTNRF is encoded by the coding sequence ATGATTAGTAATGACATCACTAATTCGCTTTCCAGAAAGTTCATCGAACTGCAGAAGCAATTTGATGACCTTACACCTGTACTTGAAGTAGTATCGGCACTAATTGAAAGGGCGATTTCTGAAAATTTTGATGGTCGTGGTCGTTGGGATGGTAATGAAAATGATATTACAATATTCTCCGGTGGTTCTCAGAAATGGAAAGCTCTTGCTTCGTCCACTAAGGAGAAATACCAAAGACTTGGTTGGGAATTAGAACCTACATTGAATCGCTCGAAAGGTCTTATGTCAACAATTGAGGTAAGACCACAAGGTAAATCTTCGATAGTTATTTCAGCAAACTCTCCTTATGCGGCTATTCATCAATATGGTGGAACTTTAACGCCAACAATTCTTATTACTTCCAAAATGAGAAAGTTCTTCTGGGCAAAGTATTATAATACAGGATTGGTCAATTGGAAAGTTCTTGCACTTACGAAAAAGAAAGAGCTGAAACCTGTTATTCAGATTCCGGCTCGTCCTTATATAACTTTGACTGAAGAAGATTTGGAAGAGATTTTAGAATTATTAACAAACAGATTTTGA
- the merTP gene encoding mercuric transport protein MerTP, which produces MRSGNKFIGLGILTATAASLCCITPVLALIAGVSGLGSTFYWLEPYRTYFICLTILVLGFAWFQKLKIKKADECGCEEDEKPKFIQSKTFLTVVTIFAALMLAFPYYSKIFFPNNEKQIIIIDKSNFQTAEFTINGMTCEGCEEEVKHEVNKLNGIVKADVSYQNGNAQIQFDKSKTKINEIENAINSTGYSVTDKKEK; this is translated from the coding sequence ATGAGATCAGGAAATAAATTTATAGGATTAGGAATTTTAACAGCTACGGCTGCATCCCTATGTTGCATAACACCGGTTTTGGCTCTTATTGCTGGAGTTAGTGGACTTGGTTCAACTTTTTATTGGCTTGAACCTTACAGAACGTATTTTATATGCTTGACAATTTTGGTTCTTGGTTTTGCATGGTTTCAGAAATTAAAAATAAAGAAAGCCGATGAGTGCGGATGTGAAGAAGATGAAAAACCAAAATTCATTCAGTCAAAAACTTTTCTTACTGTCGTTACTATTTTTGCTGCTCTTATGCTTGCCTTTCCTTATTATTCAAAAATATTCTTTCCGAATAATGAAAAGCAAATAATCATTATTGACAAATCAAATTTTCAAACAGCAGAATTTACAATAAACGGAATGACTTGCGAAGGATGCGAAGAAGAAGTAAAGCATGAAGTCAATAAACTCAATGGAATTGTAAAGGCAGATGTATCCTATCAAAATGGAAATGCACAAATACAATTTGACAAATCAAAAACTAAAATAAATGAAATTGAGAATGCAATCAATTCAACAGGTTATTCAGTTACCGATAAAAAAGAGAAATAA
- a CDS encoding CueP family metal-binding protein: MKNLNALLFTLGFFIISCSNSTAPDYNQYYDSLTNLSVKESIAKGNEWKFSAPKIKTYVSTSEAVFEFPDGRVVKKTLPSDSFYVAIAPYINGTHTCETHYPSSCDGEIKEQTVKVIASDESGNILINNGINTMKNGFFELWLPRNKNVKIQIEYNSMKGEETIPTNNDSRTCITTIKLK; the protein is encoded by the coding sequence ATGAAAAATTTAAATGCACTTTTATTCACTCTTGGATTCTTTATTATCAGTTGCTCAAATTCTACAGCACCTGATTACAATCAGTATTATGATTCTCTGACAAATCTGTCAGTGAAAGAATCTATTGCTAAGGGTAACGAATGGAAGTTTTCTGCTCCAAAAATCAAAACTTATGTATCAACTTCAGAAGCTGTTTTTGAATTTCCTGACGGACGAGTTGTAAAAAAAACTCTACCATCAGATTCTTTTTATGTCGCTATTGCACCATACATAAATGGAACACATACTTGCGAAACTCATTATCCATCGAGTTGTGATGGCGAAATCAAGGAACAAACAGTTAAGGTAATCGCTTCTGATGAAAGTGGCAATATTCTTATCAATAATGGCATAAATACCATGAAAAATGGATTCTTTGAATTATGGCTTCCACGAAATAAAAATGTGAAAATTCAGATTGAATATAATTCAATGAAAGGTGAAGAAACAATACCTACAAATAACGATAGCAGAACTTGTATTACAACAATAAAGCTAAAATAA